A single window of Fischerella sp. PCC 9605 DNA harbors:
- a CDS encoding catalase, with the protein MDNEKEILTTDAGIPVSDNQNSLTAGPRGPLLMQDFYLIEKMAHFNRERIPERVVHAKGSGAYGTFTVTNDITQYTKAKLFSQVGKQTEILARFSTVAGERGAADAERDVRGFAVKFYTEEGNWDMVGNNTPVFFVRDPLKFSDFIHTQKRDPQTNLRSSTAMWDFWSLSPESLHQLTILFSDRGLPKSYRHMNGYGSHTYSFINAANERFWVKFHFKTMQGHDYLTNEEGAKVVGEDRESFQRDLFYAIEGGDYPKWRFMVQIMPEADAEKTPYNPFDLTKVWPHKDYPLIEVGILELNRNPENYFAEIEQSAFAPSNVVPGISFSPDKMLQARILSYTDAHRYRLGVNYEHLPVNCPHATKAHTYHRDGSMRFDRNGGGSVNYEPNSFNGPVEDPRYKEPPLKISGDGDRYDHREGNDDYTQAGNLFRLLAEDGKQRLCHNIAATMQGVPQFIIERQLAHFAKADPAYGEGVAKALGLSPKQTQAPTKV; encoded by the coding sequence ATGGACAACGAGAAAGAAATACTCACAACAGATGCCGGAATTCCAGTCAGCGATAATCAAAACTCACTCACTGCTGGGCCACGCGGCCCGCTGTTGATGCAGGATTTTTATCTGATTGAGAAAATGGCTCACTTCAACCGCGAACGCATCCCAGAACGGGTTGTTCACGCCAAAGGTTCGGGAGCCTACGGTACTTTTACTGTCACTAATGATATCACTCAATACACCAAAGCGAAACTCTTCTCACAAGTCGGCAAACAAACTGAAATACTGGCAAGGTTTTCTACGGTAGCTGGTGAGCGTGGTGCTGCTGACGCCGAACGGGATGTACGGGGCTTTGCCGTTAAGTTCTATACAGAAGAAGGCAACTGGGATATGGTCGGCAATAATACTCCGGTCTTCTTCGTGCGCGATCCCCTCAAGTTTAGTGACTTCATTCACACCCAAAAACGCGATCCCCAGACCAATCTCCGCAGTAGCACGGCAATGTGGGATTTTTGGTCTCTCTCGCCAGAGAGTCTGCATCAGCTGACAATTCTATTTAGCGATCGCGGACTGCCTAAAAGCTATCGCCACATGAATGGCTACGGCAGCCACACGTATAGTTTTATTAATGCAGCCAATGAGCGATTCTGGGTCAAGTTCCACTTTAAGACCATGCAAGGACATGATTACTTGACCAATGAAGAAGGTGCTAAAGTCGTAGGTGAAGATCGCGAAAGTTTTCAGCGCGATCTGTTCTATGCAATTGAAGGTGGTGACTATCCCAAGTGGCGCTTCATGGTTCAGATTATGCCGGAAGCAGATGCTGAGAAAACACCTTACAATCCCTTCGATTTAACCAAGGTGTGGCCGCACAAAGATTACCCACTCATTGAGGTAGGCATTCTCGAACTCAATCGCAATCCAGAAAACTATTTTGCAGAGATCGAGCAATCAGCCTTTGCTCCTTCCAATGTTGTACCAGGTATTTCATTCAGTCCAGACAAGATGCTGCAAGCACGCATTCTGTCCTACACTGACGCCCATCGCTATCGACTCGGAGTCAATTACGAACACCTACCCGTCAACTGTCCCCATGCAACCAAGGCACACACCTATCATCGTGATGGTTCCATGCGCTTTGATCGTAACGGTGGTGGATCGGTAAATTATGAACCAAACAGCTTTAACGGCCCGGTAGAAGATCCGCGTTATAAGGAACCACCACTGAAGATTTCTGGGGACGGCGATCGCTACGATCATCGCGAAGGCAACGACGATTACACCCAGGCAGGCAATCTTTTCCGCTTACTAGCGGAAGATGGAAAGCAAAGGCTTTGCCATAATATTGCAGCCACGATGCAGGGTGTACCGCAGTTCATCATTGAACGGCAACTTGCACACTTTGCTAAAGCCGATCCCGCATATGGTGAAGGCGTTGCTAAGGCACTCGGTCTTTCACCGAAGCAAACACAAGCACCTACAAAAGTCTAG